The following proteins come from a genomic window of Chelonia mydas isolate rCheMyd1 chromosome 15, rCheMyd1.pri.v2, whole genome shotgun sequence:
- the FZD10 gene encoding frizzled-10, with the protein MGPARRKVMQTLWLFSRLVCFCTGISSIDIDRPGDGRCQPIEIPMCKDIGYNMTRMPNLMGHENQREAAIQLHEFAPLVEYGCHSHLKFFLCSLYAPMCTEQVSTPIPACRVMCEQARLKCSPIMEQFNFKWPDSLDCSKLPNKNDPNYLCMEAPNNGSDEPPRGSSMLPPMFRPQRPSNGHDLQQHKDSLGRATCENPGKFHHVEKSASCAPLCTPGVDVYWSKDDKQFAVIWIAVWSILCFFSSAFTVLTFLIDPQRFKYPERPIIFLSMCYCVYSVGYIIRLFSGAESIACDRDSGQLYVIQEGLESTGCTIVFLVLYYFGMASSLWWVILTLTWFLAAGKKWGHEAIEANSSYFHLAAWAIPAVKTIMILVMRRVAGDELTGLCYVGSMDVNALTGFVLIPLACYLIIGTSFILSGFVALFHIRRVMKTGGENTDKLEKLMVRIGVFSVLYTVPATCVIACYFYERLNMDYWKIVAMQYKCKMNNQTKHLDCMMNNSIPAVEIFMVKIFMLLVVGITSGMWIWTSKTLQSWQNVCSQRLKKRSRRKPASVITNSGIYKKTQHPQKTHHAKYESALQPPTCV; encoded by the coding sequence ATGGGGCCGGCGAGGAGGAAGGTCATGCAAACTCTCTGGCTGTTCTCGCGTCTGGTTTGCTTTTGCACTGGGATAAGCTCCATAGACATTGACCGCCCGGGCGACGGGAGATGCCAGCCCATAGAAATCCCCATGTGCAAGGATATAGGGTACAACATGACTAGGATGCCTAACCTGATGGGACATGAGAACCAAAGGGAAGCTGCCATTCAGCTGCATGAGTTTGCCCCCTTGGTGGAGTATGGCTGTCACAGCCACTTGAAATTCTTCCTCTGCTCTCTCTATGCCCCTATGTGCACAGAGCAGGTCTCCACGCCAATCCCAGCCTGTAGGGTTATGTGTGAGCAGGCCAGGCTGAAATGCTCTCCCATCATGGAACAATTTAATTTCAAGTGGCCGGACTCCTTAGACTGCAGCAAATTGCCCAACAAGAATGACCCCAATTACCTATGCATGGAAGCCCCTAACAACGGATCGGATGAGCCacccagaggctccagcatgtTGCCACCCATGTTCAGGCCACAGCGGCCGAGCAATGGTCATGATTTGCAGCAGCACAAGGACAGCCTCGGTAGAGCCACCTGTGAAAATCCTGGCAAGTTCCACCATGTGGAAAAGAGTGCTTCCTGTGCCCCACTCTGCACACCCGGGGTTGATGTTTACTGGAGCAAGGATGACAAACAGTTTGCTGTCATCTGGATTGCCGTCTGGTCCATCTTGTGTTTCTTTTCCAGTGCTTTCACCGTACTCACTTTTCTGATAGATCCCCAGCGCTTCAAATACCCTGAAAGGCCCATCATCTTCCTGTCTATGTGCTATTGTGTCTATTCTGTGGGGTACATTATTCGCCTCTTTTCAGGCGCTGAGAGCATAGCCTGTGACAGAGACAGTGGTCAACTTTATGTTATCCAGGAGGGGCTGGAAAGCACTGGATGCACCATTGTGTTCCTGGTCCTATATTATTTTGGTATGGCAAGCTCATTGTGGTGGGTAATTTTGACTTTAACTTGGTTTCTGGCTGCTGGGAAGAAATGGGGTCACGAAGCAATTGAAGCAAACAGCAGCTACTTTCATTTGGCAGCATGGGCCATTCCAGCTGTGAAGACCATAATGATATTAGTTATGAGAAGGGTAGCTGGAGATGAACTGACAGGATTGTGCTATGTTGGAAGCATGGATGTAAATGCCTTGACTGGGTTTGTACTCATTCCTTTAGCTTGTTATCTAATCATAGGCACTTCTTTTATTCTATCTGGTTTTGTGGCCCTCTTCCATATCAGGAGGGTGATGAAAACAGGTGGAGAAAACACAGACAAGTTGGAGAAACTTATGGTCAGGATTGGTGTCTTCTCAGTCTTATATACAGTGCCTGCTACATGTGTAATAGCTTGCTACTTTTATGAAAGACTTAACATGGATTATTGGAAAATTGTGGCAATGCAATATAAATGCAAGATGAACAATCAAACTAAACATTTGGACTGCATGATGAATAATTCCATTCCTGCAGTAGAAATTTTCATGGTGAAAATTTTTATGTTGTTGGTTGTGGGCATTACTAGTGGTATGTGGATCTGGACTTCCAAGACTCTTCAATCCTGGCAAAATGTTTGCAGTCAGAGATTAAAGAAGAGAAGTAGGAGAAAACCTGCAAGTGTTATTACAAACAGTGGAATCTACAAAAAAACTCAACATCCACAGAAAACTCACCATGCAAAATATGAATCAGCATTACAGCCACCTACTTGTGTATGA